In Sulfuracidifex metallicus DSM 6482 = JCM 9184, a single window of DNA contains:
- the tmk gene encoding dTMP kinase, translated as MERRKKRKGMIIALEGIDGSGKTSQAMLLRDWLSHRMDTFFTEWNSSEWVHEIIKEAKKKNALTPSTFSLIHATDFADRYEKFILPMLKAGFVVVSDRYIYTAYARDSVRGNDLSWVKGVYSFAVKPNLTFYIRVPVEVALSRIKESRRFIKPSEAGDGMFQNVTPEEGFLKYQSMVIDVYEKLAKEEDFVVLDGTKSPREVQTKIREKVGELLWKEDF; from the coding sequence ATGGAAAGAAGAAAGAAGCGTAAAGGCATGATAATTGCCCTTGAGGGCATAGACGGTTCAGGGAAGACCAGCCAAGCCATGCTCTTGAGGGATTGGCTAAGCCACAGGATGGACACTTTCTTCACGGAGTGGAACTCCTCTGAATGGGTTCATGAGATAATAAAGGAGGCTAAGAAGAAGAACGCCTTGACACCTTCAACTTTCAGTTTGATTCATGCTACGGACTTTGCTGATCGTTACGAAAAGTTCATCCTACCCATGCTGAAGGCGGGCTTCGTAGTGGTCTCCGATAGGTATATTTACACAGCTTATGCAAGGGACAGTGTAAGGGGGAATGACCTCAGCTGGGTTAAGGGAGTTTATTCGTTTGCTGTGAAGCCCAACCTCACTTTTTATATCAGGGTTCCGGTTGAGGTGGCACTCTCCAGGATAAAGGAAAGTAGAAGGTTCATAAAACCCTCTGAGGCTGGAGACGGAATGTTTCAGAACGTAACCCCAGAGGAAGGTTTCCTGAAGTATCAGTCCATGGTCATCGATGTCTATGAAAAGCTAGCCAAGGAAGAGGACTTCGTAGTCTTGGACGGAACTAAGTCTCCCAGGGAGGTACAAACTAAGATCAGGGAAAAGGTAGGTGAACTTCTTTGGAAAGAGGATTTCTGA
- a CDS encoding DUF131 domain-containing protein — protein MRLILVGFLVIFLGFILVIAGSLTSAPSAGVGGVVLIGPIPIFFGEGPSSYAGDFVVLGIVLTIIAVAFFLLNVLLLRSFRRSM, from the coding sequence ATGAGGTTAATCTTGGTTGGCTTTTTGGTTATCTTCCTAGGTTTCATCCTAGTGATAGCCGGAAGTCTAACCTCAGCACCTTCTGCAGGAGTTGGAGGAGTCGTGTTAATAGGTCCCATACCGATATTCTTTGGCGAAGGTCCTTCAAGCTACGCGGGGGATTTCGTAGTGTTGGGGATAGTCCTTACCATCATTGCGGTTGCTTTTTTCCTACTCAACGTTTTACTTCTGAGGTCATTCAGAAGATCAATGTAA
- a CDS encoding AbrB/MazE/SpoVT family DNA-binding domain-containing protein, whose amino-acid sequence MKVKVTRNFQVTIPSEIREKLGIKEGDYVEVTLDESNGAIIIKPYKRKWTTIRLNKKVGQEDIDKAVEEALNDSS is encoded by the coding sequence ATGAAAGTAAAGGTTACTAGAAACTTTCAAGTTACTATCCCCTCAGAGATAAGGGAAAAATTAGGTATAAAAGAAGGGGACTACGTTGAAGTAACTTTGGATGAAAGTAATGGAGCTATAATAATTAAGCCGTATAAAAGAAAATGGACTACAATAAGGTTAAATAAGAAAGTGGGTCAAGAGGATATAGATAAGGCAGTTGAGGAGGCACTAAATGATAGTAGTTGA
- the sixA gene encoding phosphohistidine phosphatase SixA — protein sequence MKVALVRHGDAEDQSPDLSDKERKLVKKGIKQMRRVGEFLSQSKFFPDKVISSPYLRAYQSADVILDEMELDSTVQTSDQLLPEADPFITLQFLSGLESSVVLLVGHIPHLVNLIKLTTGAEVSLKKGGIAIIDLDKETKKGILEILLDQKTLKLV from the coding sequence ATGAAAGTTGCGTTAGTTAGACACGGAGATGCAGAGGATCAATCTCCAGATTTATCAGACAAGGAAAGGAAGTTGGTTAAGAAAGGGATCAAGCAAATGAGAAGGGTCGGAGAGTTCCTTTCCCAGTCCAAGTTTTTCCCAGACAAAGTAATTTCAAGCCCTTACCTTAGAGCTTATCAGTCAGCTGACGTGATATTGGACGAAATGGAGTTAGATTCCACAGTTCAAACCTCGGATCAACTTCTACCGGAGGCTGATCCTTTTATTACTCTTCAGTTTCTGTCAGGGTTAGAAAGTTCGGTAGTATTGCTTGTAGGTCACATCCCTCACTTAGTTAACCTTATAAAGCTAACGACTGGAGCTGAAGTTTCCCTAAAGAAGGGAGGCATTGCAATAATTGACTTGGATAAAGAGACAAAGAAGGGCATTCTGGAGATACTTTTAGATCAGAAGACCTTAAAGTTGGTCTAG
- a CDS encoding helix-turn-helix domain-containing protein codes for MTSEKPFALSEVAQRVLIVLGRENRGLTVRELVEKTDTNSGSIKRALEELTELKLIKEERENVFPYRRLISLTELGKEVAKRVIEIEELIKKVRTNG; via the coding sequence ATGACAAGTGAAAAGCCTTTCGCATTAAGTGAGGTCGCTCAGAGAGTCTTAATAGTTTTGGGGAGAGAGAATCGGGGCTTAACTGTAAGGGAATTAGTAGAGAAGACAGATACTAATAGTGGGAGTATAAAAAGGGCGTTGGAGGAATTAACAGAACTTAAGCTGATAAAAGAGGAAAGGGAAAACGTCTTCCCTTACAGAAGACTGATCAGTTTAACGGAACTGGGAAAGGAGGTAGCTAAACGGGTTATAGAAATTGAAGAATTAATTAAGAAAGTGCGGACTAATGGCTGA
- a CDS encoding serine/threonine-protein kinase — MIFNLIPGLVSFFLINQFAEIVNQIPSDVQLWNYILLVFIGTLAGILLMFDESKNFGRFLISLGVIFNIIFLILTLETPQKDSLAYNIVANIFFLSPFYFTTAIYTYKLHSRHVPPQLLKTNKPVHFSIYGLPQGAAIVVTVNGKQYSPSLYINGDYLLRVDEGVDKYYWSVPRQITVGNVTYTPDIESGVANPYKHVDVHYSISNPSPTPPPRYVTFIIRGLPPSQKATIKVENITYTADSSLVVTIEGRWVAKGVKVGNDVYSPFPHNGYARFGDTIVIDYRKVSVGSIKPRNLSNAPSMTLHPAGLTKWDPKVWVGKMLYVYEILDVIGEGGNGNILKGEYNGKEVAVKVLKLDRGDAEEYFKDWIKESSNLVTISSNPKVVKIYSVYVNEQVIEDILKGNLKLYKTYPPMIAMELMKGGTLADILLNDSFYYSSKWEKTVYRAIKDVAEALSFIHSQGYVHMDVKPQNIFLTERPSQPYELDKVEFKLGDLGSAVRINGKISQLTPLYSPPEVYDGVAKPYIDVFALGMTMYVVLTRKDNRPDLNEINEAFDCYVKNDVNCVKAKVSASKSKLSSWDPNVPDAVKPLIRSMLSPDPLKRPTAKEVVEYLNRIIT, encoded by the coding sequence GTGATTTTTAACTTAATTCCGGGCTTAGTATCGTTCTTCTTGATAAACCAGTTTGCCGAAATCGTTAATCAAATACCTTCTGATGTACAACTATGGAATTACATTTTGTTAGTCTTCATAGGTACATTAGCCGGGATTTTGTTGATGTTTGATGAATCGAAAAACTTTGGTAGATTCCTAATCAGTTTAGGGGTAATCTTTAACATCATCTTCTTAATATTAACATTAGAGACACCACAAAAGGATTCATTGGCTTATAATATAGTAGCTAATATATTCTTTCTCTCACCCTTTTACTTTACGACCGCGATATACACTTATAAACTGCATTCGAGACATGTACCTCCACAGCTATTAAAGACAAATAAACCAGTTCACTTCTCGATCTATGGACTACCACAGGGGGCTGCAATAGTGGTAACAGTGAACGGGAAACAATACTCTCCTTCTCTATACATCAACGGAGACTACCTCTTGAGAGTAGATGAAGGAGTAGACAAGTATTATTGGAGTGTACCCCGCCAAATAACTGTTGGCAACGTAACTTACACTCCAGATATAGAGAGCGGTGTTGCCAACCCATATAAACATGTTGATGTACATTACAGTATTAGTAACCCGAGTCCCACACCTCCCCCTCGATACGTGACCTTCATAATAAGGGGATTACCACCGTCACAGAAGGCAACCATAAAGGTCGAGAATATAACTTATACTGCTGATTCCTCTCTAGTAGTTACCATTGAAGGAAGATGGGTAGCAAAGGGAGTTAAGGTGGGTAATGATGTTTATTCCCCGTTCCCACATAATGGGTATGCGAGGTTCGGTGACACAATAGTAATAGATTACCGTAAGGTATCCGTGGGTAGTATTAAACCGCGTAATCTGAGTAATGCCCCTTCAATGACACTTCACCCTGCTGGGTTGACCAAGTGGGATCCCAAAGTGTGGGTGGGAAAAATGCTCTACGTCTATGAAATCCTCGACGTGATAGGGGAGGGTGGTAACGGTAACATATTAAAGGGGGAGTACAACGGTAAGGAGGTCGCGGTGAAGGTGTTAAAACTTGACCGTGGGGACGCCGAGGAATACTTTAAAGACTGGATTAAGGAGTCCTCTAATCTTGTTACGATTTCCTCCAACCCTAAAGTCGTGAAGATTTACAGTGTTTATGTTAATGAGCAAGTAATTGAGGACATTCTTAAGGGAAACTTGAAGTTGTACAAAACGTATCCTCCCATGATAGCCATGGAACTAATGAAGGGAGGTACACTAGCGGACATATTACTCAACGATTCCTTTTACTATTCAAGTAAGTGGGAGAAGACTGTATATAGGGCTATTAAGGACGTGGCCGAGGCTTTGAGTTTCATCCACTCACAAGGTTATGTACACATGGACGTGAAACCACAGAACATCTTCCTAACTGAAAGGCCTTCACAGCCTTACGAGCTCGATAAGGTCGAGTTTAAGTTAGGTGATCTTGGAAGTGCAGTTAGGATCAACGGGAAGATAAGCCAGTTAACTCCCCTTTATTCTCCTCCAGAGGTATATGACGGCGTTGCCAAGCCCTATATCGATGTGTTTGCCTTGGGGATGACTATGTATGTAGTGCTAACCAGAAAGGACAACAGACCCGATTTAAACGAAATAAACGAGGCGTTTGATTGTTACGTAAAGAATGACGTTAATTGTGTTAAGGCAAAAGTTAGTGCTTCTAAGAGTAAATTAAGTAGTTGGGACCCCAATGTTCCAGACGCTGTGAAACCTTTGATTAGGTCTATGCTTTCTCCAGACCCCTTAAAAAGACCTACCGCTAAGGAGGTAGTTGAATACTTAAACCGTATTATCACATGA
- a CDS encoding PIN domain-containing protein, giving the protein MIVVDTNILVYSTFEDSENHSEALEIIEKEDVKIPQIVVYEFLWVLAKLASDVSLIKTKIEELREFEIICENPETILNGVKMLKEDGKPLKMLNDYVILTLAKELKGDLATYDEKLRKIAEKRGVRIIP; this is encoded by the coding sequence ATGATAGTAGTTGATACGAACATATTGGTTTATTCAACTTTTGAAGATTCCGAGAACCATTCTGAAGCTCTAGAAATTATAGAAAAAGAGGACGTTAAAATTCCGCAGATAGTCGTTTATGAGTTTTTATGGGTTTTAGCTAAACTTGCATCAGATGTTTCCTTAATAAAAACTAAGATTGAAGAGTTAAGAGAGTTTGAAATTATATGCGAAAACCCGGAAACCATACTCAATGGCGTAAAAATGTTAAAGGAAGACGGTAAACCTTTAAAGATGTTAAATGATTACGTTATTCTAACCTTAGCTAAGGAATTAAAAGGAGATTTAGCAACCTATGATGAAAAATTAAGGAAAATTGCCGAAAAACGTGGTGTAAGAATAATTCCTTAA
- a CDS encoding integrase — translation MNRVRIMNDSSTHSKADGNLPSEVELIGFYNDYIKKVSKETCKEYTNYLRKPLNVNNKSSILAWKKYYKWKGDLEKWKAIKTKKSGVDLKVPSVDQVKEWLTKVKGTKVELLFKLSVESGVRFTEAIKLLNEYSAENDICENNICTSTLNWSRGSKRVFYVFHTTKLERQSITYNYAKKILHEININPKYIRKFVATQMLSLDIPSQVVDFIEGRTPDSILSRHYLDLLTLAKKYYPIYVNWIKTAL, via the coding sequence TTGAACAGAGTTAGAATAATGAACGACAGTTCTACGCATTCTAAAGCGGATGGAAATCTTCCTTCAGAGGTAGAACTAATTGGGTTTTATAATGATTATATAAAGAAAGTAAGTAAAGAGACATGTAAAGAATATACAAATTACTTAAGAAAACCCTTAAACGTAAATAATAAATCCTCTATTCTTGCATGGAAGAAATACTATAAATGGAAAGGGGACTTAGAGAAGTGGAAAGCGATAAAGACTAAGAAGAGCGGAGTGGATCTTAAGGTACCGTCAGTAGACCAGGTAAAGGAATGGCTTACAAAAGTGAAGGGGACTAAAGTAGAACTGCTATTTAAACTGTCAGTGGAAAGCGGGGTCAGGTTTACTGAGGCTATAAAGCTCTTAAACGAATATTCAGCTGAAAACGATATTTGTGAAAATAACATATGTACATCTACATTAAATTGGAGTAGAGGTTCTAAGCGTGTATTCTATGTTTTTCATACAACTAAATTAGAAAGACAAAGCATTACTTACAATTACGCAAAGAAGATATTACATGAAATAAATATAAACCCTAAATATATAAGAAAATTTGTAGCTACTCAAATGCTTAGTTTAGATATACCAAGCCAAGTCGTAGATTTTATAGAAGGAAGAACGCCAGATAGTATCCTGTCTAGACATTATTTAGACCTCCTAACGTTAGCGAAAAAATACTATCCAATCTATGTTAATTGGATTAAGACAGCTTTGTAA
- a CDS encoding Ppx/GppA family phosphatase: protein MLTAVLDAGFNSFRLSIFQVFPNGTFRNVGSIKSFVRLGEGLKEGEPVSETKVEEAERTLAEFLKVIRKNKVDNVIAVGTSAFRFASNGQDIAGRLSKSFGYDLRIISGEDEGKFSSVGVLNTLPINDGLIFDLGGGSLELVSVKDRRIQEVKQFPLGALKMGGKPEDLIRKEIRSAVSSMNLRDNVKVYGSGGNLRAIAKMDIKAKGRMIKTVHGYHITSKVMNRYAKLLNSMGVKERAGLPGIDEGRALTVNTGAIIIDEIISSVKSTGVTVSAFGLREGLIMGEKIDQLDEMKRKWLSFFFVLSRFRSFLLPRSS from the coding sequence ATGCTAACAGCCGTTTTGGACGCTGGATTTAACTCCTTCAGGCTTTCTATATTTCAAGTCTTTCCTAACGGCACGTTCAGGAACGTTGGTTCCATTAAGAGCTTCGTGAGACTCGGAGAAGGACTGAAGGAAGGGGAACCAGTGTCCGAGACTAAGGTGGAGGAAGCTGAGCGAACCCTAGCTGAATTCTTAAAGGTAATAAGGAAGAACAAGGTAGACAACGTCATCGCTGTCGGCACAAGCGCCTTCAGGTTCGCGTCAAACGGTCAAGATATAGCAGGCAGGCTATCGAAGTCCTTCGGCTACGATCTCAGAATCATTAGCGGCGAAGATGAGGGAAAATTCTCCTCTGTCGGAGTTCTCAACACTTTGCCCATTAATGACGGTCTAATTTTCGATCTTGGAGGAGGTTCACTTGAGTTAGTCTCGGTTAAGGATAGACGTATTCAAGAGGTAAAACAGTTTCCTCTAGGCGCCCTTAAGATGGGCGGAAAACCGGAGGACTTAATCAGGAAGGAAATAAGGTCAGCTGTGTCTTCCATGAACTTAAGGGATAACGTAAAGGTATATGGTTCAGGGGGAAACCTTAGAGCTATAGCGAAGATGGACATCAAGGCTAAGGGTAGGATGATAAAGACAGTTCACGGTTATCACATTACCTCCAAAGTAATGAACAGGTACGCCAAACTTCTCAACTCCATGGGAGTTAAGGAAAGGGCCGGACTACCCGGCATAGACGAGGGAAGAGCTTTGACAGTTAACACTGGAGCCATTATCATAGATGAGATAATTTCCTCAGTGAAATCAACTGGAGTCACAGTTTCAGCCTTCGGTCTTAGGGAAGGCTTGATCATGGGCGAGAAAATAGACCAACTGGACGAGATGAAAAGGAAGTGGCTGTCTTTTTTTTTCGTACTCTCTAGGTTTAGATCCTTCCTACTTCCAAGGAGTTCTTAA
- a CDS encoding thymidylate kinase has translation MERGFLISVDGVEGSGRTLHVESLKKWLEEMGYGVTTVGIQMSKLMSEPLSEVKRNIVFQRFTLFLAYATDLADQVENVIKPSIKSGFIVIADGYVNTLKSWALTRKLSQEWVNNVLSITPKPDVSISLISPPSVIIRRIIRKRGFLDPLTSAVDLCINEDLYRSFSRYVNKFQSNLTALTEMDGGSVFNTNKSLDQSTKEITYYVEGYLKR, from the coding sequence TTGGAAAGAGGATTTCTGATATCTGTTGATGGCGTGGAAGGATCCGGGAGAACCCTCCATGTAGAATCGCTTAAGAAATGGTTGGAGGAGATGGGTTATGGTGTCACAACGGTGGGTATTCAGATGTCAAAGCTCATGAGCGAACCGCTAAGCGAAGTGAAGAGGAATATAGTGTTTCAACGCTTCACCCTTTTCCTAGCCTACGCAACGGATCTTGCAGATCAAGTCGAGAACGTTATTAAGCCGTCAATAAAGTCGGGTTTCATAGTGATAGCCGACGGGTATGTCAATACCCTGAAGTCATGGGCTCTAACCAGAAAGCTAAGCCAGGAGTGGGTCAACAACGTTCTATCTATAACTCCAAAACCTGACGTTTCAATATCTCTAATTTCCCCTCCTTCCGTGATCATCAGGAGAATAATTAGGAAGAGAGGCTTCCTGGATCCGCTCACTTCAGCCGTGGATCTCTGCATCAACGAAGATCTATATAGGTCATTCTCAAGGTATGTCAATAAGTTTCAGTCAAACCTCACAGCTTTGACCGAAATGGATGGCGGTTCAGTCTTCAACACAAACAAGAGTTTAGATCAATCCACAAAGGAGATAACTTACTACGTGGAGGGGTACCTCAAACGTTGA
- a CDS encoding PQQ-binding-like beta-propeller repeat protein, whose amino-acid sequence MLNSKVLVLFLGILIALSVISALEIIEAMPTTSVQGQMSQGTIITCYNQFNGTYFPYKVMVTYYPGNYSAGMGFPSEWSVTNYNQDHNAVVQTASQALKQGVSWELPLNNYVGGVAIPLTTSISQLPWASQLGAKGALVMQTQMAGEPLGVTLADNLLFATEDSMMGSISAINPVTGQIVWTATGLAGQAMNNPIIYNGLVIVSVGGVCFTFSQFVHYETHHYNEIMRARNGAVYAFNATDGRLVWMRFTKGEAMPAPAIYHGILAYTTGGGCFVGLNATTGQMLWKDVFPGYMGNMASVNYYVTHNGTPLFIAGFTYTVAPYGFLIAVNGYNGHLAWNATMPSPYVGANTGLGDVPPAVDQQAGLVIDNDIANFNSTANTVDTVTFALNATTGKPVWATNLGKGIIPPAFKGGMPLIHRNFVYVGAPSLGIVAKLYVNNGSIVWETRLPDLKIPPTLPGGPRGSPTYYHGLLWVAGGSRVYVLNPNTGAVLSMYYIGGRMGIVNPVIAGGTMYLSNSYGWVVAVPLSQIFPGWYSY is encoded by the coding sequence ATGTTGAATTCTAAAGTCTTGGTCTTGTTTCTTGGCATTTTGATTGCACTTTCTGTAATATCTGCGTTAGAGATAATCGAGGCAATGCCTACCACGTCAGTGCAGGGGCAGATGTCGCAGGGGACAATCATCACTTGCTACAACCAATTCAACGGAACTTACTTCCCTTACAAGGTCATGGTTACCTACTACCCTGGGAACTATAGCGCAGGAATGGGATTCCCCTCTGAATGGAGTGTAACCAACTACAACCAAGATCACAACGCGGTGGTACAGACTGCATCTCAAGCCTTGAAGCAGGGCGTAAGTTGGGAGTTACCACTTAATAACTATGTAGGCGGAGTTGCAATACCCCTTACAACTTCTATATCACAGTTGCCGTGGGCTTCACAGTTGGGAGCTAAAGGTGCGTTGGTTATGCAGACACAAATGGCTGGAGAACCTCTGGGAGTTACTCTCGCCGATAACCTCCTCTTCGCCACTGAGGATAGTATGATGGGAAGCATCTCCGCAATAAACCCGGTCACCGGACAAATAGTCTGGACTGCAACGGGTTTAGCTGGGCAAGCTATGAACAACCCGATCATATACAATGGATTGGTGATAGTTTCTGTAGGAGGAGTTTGCTTCACCTTTTCCCAGTTCGTTCACTATGAGACTCATCACTATAACGAAATAATGAGGGCAAGGAACGGTGCCGTATATGCGTTCAACGCCACAGATGGAAGGTTAGTTTGGATGAGGTTCACCAAGGGTGAGGCAATGCCTGCGCCTGCAATATATCACGGCATACTGGCTTACACAACTGGAGGAGGATGCTTCGTCGGTTTGAATGCCACAACTGGTCAAATGCTCTGGAAGGACGTCTTCCCTGGATACATGGGCAATATGGCTAGCGTGAACTATTATGTAACTCATAATGGAACTCCTCTCTTCATAGCTGGATTCACATATACTGTAGCTCCATATGGTTTCCTCATTGCAGTGAACGGCTATAACGGGCACTTAGCATGGAACGCAACTATGCCCTCGCCTTACGTAGGTGCTAACACAGGGTTAGGAGACGTACCGCCAGCGGTAGATCAGCAGGCTGGATTGGTCATCGACAACGACATAGCTAACTTCAATTCTACTGCTAACACCGTAGACACTGTAACATTCGCCTTGAATGCTACCACCGGTAAACCAGTGTGGGCTACAAACCTTGGAAAGGGAATTATACCTCCAGCATTCAAGGGCGGAATGCCCTTAATACACAGGAACTTCGTATATGTTGGTGCTCCGTCCTTAGGAATAGTGGCAAAGCTGTACGTCAATAACGGAAGTATAGTCTGGGAGACAAGACTACCAGACCTAAAGATACCTCCAACGCTGCCTGGTGGACCTAGAGGAAGCCCAACTTATTACCACGGACTACTATGGGTAGCGGGTGGAAGTAGAGTGTACGTGTTGAACCCCAATACTGGAGCCGTATTGTCCATGTATTATATAGGAGGAAGAATGGGAATAGTGAACCCCGTAATAGCTGGAGGAACAATGTACTTGTCAAACAGCTACGGATGGGTAGTTGCAGTGCCACTGAGCCAAATTTTCCCAGGCTGGTATAGCTACTGA
- a CDS encoding translation elongation factor, translated as MYFGNITSVVSSDPQRAGKIAEKLGKLHENAKVNIYYRRNGDYIRSILVATQYPEKLLCLAEAVSLSSRVILNVPDSPKWTDGELGLLADSSGVKVVITSDLSEDKVRKMFKGIGLEGAEITQDVNDVPEGEEKDNGFIYVDKAFNVKGVGTVVTGFSFTPVELHEKLNAVPVNKDVEVKTIQVLDEDQKGVKPGVRIGFSLRNAKEEEMRDTYILVKPSVPLIKEFEAELVSYPWSKPADGNYHVVGGGVAVTAMLKVNEGNAQVSLTSPLPKLERYILLNVNVKQGKPRVIGYLKPSK; from the coding sequence ATGTACTTCGGCAACATAACTTCCGTGGTGTCTTCAGACCCGCAGAGGGCAGGAAAGATAGCTGAGAAGCTGGGTAAGTTACACGAAAACGCTAAGGTAAACATTTACTACAGGAGAAACGGAGACTACATTAGATCTATCCTTGTTGCAACCCAATACCCCGAGAAGTTGCTTTGCCTTGCGGAGGCTGTTTCCTTATCTTCTAGGGTTATCCTCAACGTTCCAGACTCCCCAAAATGGACCGATGGTGAACTGGGTCTTTTAGCTGATTCCTCCGGAGTTAAGGTAGTGATAACGTCAGATTTGTCTGAGGACAAGGTCAGGAAAATGTTCAAGGGAATTGGGCTAGAAGGTGCTGAGATAACACAGGACGTGAACGATGTCCCTGAAGGGGAGGAAAAGGATAACGGCTTCATTTACGTTGACAAGGCATTCAATGTTAAGGGAGTTGGCACTGTGGTGACCGGGTTTTCCTTCACCCCAGTGGAACTACACGAGAAACTCAACGCAGTGCCTGTAAACAAGGATGTGGAAGTTAAGACCATACAAGTCTTGGACGAGGACCAAAAGGGAGTTAAGCCCGGAGTGAGAATAGGCTTTTCCTTAAGGAACGCAAAGGAGGAGGAAATGAGGGATACTTACATCTTAGTTAAGCCTTCAGTTCCCTTGATTAAGGAATTCGAGGCTGAGTTAGTCTCCTATCCTTGGTCGAAACCCGCAGATGGGAACTACCACGTAGTGGGGGGAGGCGTAGCTGTAACCGCTATGCTCAAGGTAAACGAGGGTAACGCCCAAGTTTCGTTGACCTCCCCGCTTCCTAAGTTGGAAAGATATATTCTTTTAAACGTTAATGTGAAGCAGGGAAAGCCCAGGGTAATTGGATACTTAAAGCCAAGTAAATAA
- a CDS encoding APC family permease codes for MSGDKGLKKEIGLKSLIIIGISSAVATAIFFSPLEMSAVAGPGSMFSWLLGIFFYIMISITYIELSQNYPEAGGPSRFSIYSHGAVTNLINAMADLVWYIFIPPIEAFATIEGLSFIFPSLLSNGVPTIEGALVGVLLMLGYIPFNYYGVKTFAKVTSAFGTIKYVIYILPAFLLLLVYYNPVNLTAYHGVLPFGVSGVFAAMPYAMFAFGGARVIPDLAEEVKNKVYLIYALIITVVTEGVIYLFFNFAFLTNLDWSKIGVATGNWSGLSRVQGNPFIDLASDHDAQIALILLLIGGIIGAFLNRLRLHGNRC; via the coding sequence ATGTCTGGAGATAAGGGTCTAAAGAAAGAGATAGGTCTAAAGTCGCTGATCATAATAGGAATATCCTCAGCTGTGGCTACTGCCATATTCTTCAGCCCGCTGGAGATGTCAGCAGTAGCTGGTCCAGGGAGCATGTTCTCCTGGTTGTTGGGAATATTCTTTTACATAATGATTTCAATCACTTATATTGAATTATCTCAGAACTATCCAGAGGCAGGAGGTCCATCTAGATTTTCCATATATAGTCACGGTGCAGTAACGAACCTGATAAACGCCATGGCAGACCTTGTTTGGTACATTTTCATTCCTCCAATTGAGGCATTCGCAACCATTGAAGGCCTATCATTCATATTTCCTTCTCTTCTATCTAACGGAGTACCTACCATCGAAGGAGCATTAGTAGGAGTCCTCTTAATGCTTGGATATATTCCTTTCAATTATTACGGAGTTAAAACGTTCGCAAAGGTGACATCAGCATTCGGAACCATCAAATATGTAATTTATATCCTTCCAGCTTTCCTGCTACTGTTAGTTTATTATAATCCGGTTAACCTAACTGCATATCACGGGGTATTACCCTTTGGCGTTTCTGGAGTTTTCGCAGCTATGCCTTATGCGATGTTCGCCTTCGGAGGGGCCAGAGTTATCCCAGACCTAGCTGAAGAGGTAAAGAATAAGGTGTATTTGATATACGCTTTGATAATTACTGTGGTAACTGAAGGTGTAATATACTTGTTCTTCAACTTCGCCTTCCTGACCAACTTGGACTGGTCAAAGATAGGAGTGGCAACTGGAAATTGGAGTGGATTAAGCCGTGTACAAGGAAACCCCTTCATTGATCTGGCATCTGATCATGATGCACAGATAGCTCTGATACTTCTCTTAATAGGAGGAATTATAGGGGCCTTTCTTAACCGGTTACGTCTACATGGGAACCGGTGCTAG
- a CDS encoding cytotoxic translational repressor of toxin-antitoxin stability system, which yields MAEEWKLVFHIKMKKLARDFQRDELERIEEALDKLSKRKLNELNMKKLEGWKDNENRDIYRIRVGRDIRILVSFDNDKKEIHVWRIARRESVYDE from the coding sequence ATGGCTGAAGAGTGGAAATTAGTATTCCATATTAAAATGAAGAAATTAGCAAGAGACTTTCAACGTGACGAATTAGAAAGAATAGAGGAAGCCCTGGATAAGCTTAGTAAGAGGAAACTAAATGAGCTTAATATGAAGAAATTAGAAGGATGGAAAGATAACGAAAATAGGGATATTTATAGGATAAGAGTCGGGAGGGATATACGAATACTTGTTTCCTTTGATAATGATAAAAAGGAAATTCATGTATGGAGAATCGCTAGGAGGGAATCCGTTTACGATGAATAA